Part of the Aquimarina sp. TRL1 genome, TTATTAATAATGCGGAGATATACATTGGCAAAATAAGCATTGCACGAATGTGAAAGTCCAGGAATCAGAGATAAAGGACTTCTATGGGAATGGCACCCAAATCTTCTTTTCTTTTTTCCGTAATAATATCCCATATGACAGGAAAACCCTTCGTTAATATCCACCACATTTTCTTGTAATGCAATTAAAGCATTTATCGCTTTGAAAGGAGAACCAGGCGGGTATTCTCCCTGAAGGCCTCTGTCAAATAAAGGTTTGGCAATAGTATCGTAATATAATTTAGTAAAGTTTCTGGAGCGTTTTCTTCCTACCAATAATTCGGGTTCATAATTCGGAGCAGTAATCAAGGCGAGTATTTCCCCGTTTGAAGGCTCGATTGCTACAATTCCTCCTCTTTTGTTTTTCATGAGCTTTTCGCCATACTCCTGTAGTTTAATGTCAAGAGTAATGGTGAGGTCTTTACCATTTACAGGAAGGGTGTCGAATCGTCCTTCTTTATATGGACCAATATCTCTGTTGAATCGGTCCTTCTGAATATATTTTACACCTTTAACACCTCTGAGTTCTTTTTCGTATTGCTTTTCTACTCCTCCTGTCCCTATTAAATCTCCGGAGTGATAATAAGGGTCCTTTCTGATAAGTGCATTGTTTACTTCACTGATATATCCTAGAACATTGGCAGCATTTCTTGTGTGATAATCTCTTAAGGATCGTTTCTGGATAAAGAATCCTTCGAATTTTCTCATTTTTTCCTGAAGAAAAGCATATTCGTCTTTTGTTAATTGCGGAATAACAATAGAAGGGACTCTGGGAGAATATGTTCTGGCTTTCTTTAATTGCTTTTTTAATCTTTCTTTGGTTATGTTTAGAATAGAGCAAAATTCTAAGGTGTCAAATGGTTTTAATTCCCGGGGAATCACCATCACATCATATGAGGGTTGATTGGTTACCAGTAATCTTCCATTTCTGTCATAAATAGTCCCTCGCTGAGGGTAATCATATATGACTTTTATAGCATTGTCTTCAGAAAGAGAGGCGAATGACGTGTTATATATCTGCAGATAAAATAACCTGGAGATAAAAATAACTCCGGTAGTAATGACAATTAGATATAACAAAAGTTTCCTCATGAATTGTTTTTTCTAAACAAGACTAGTGCAAGCATTGTTGTTAGAATTGTAAATAGACTGGAAAATAACGTTTTTTTCAAAACAGTCACTATATGCGAGAAGTTAAATGTTTCCAGGAAGAATAAAATGAGGTGATGAATTAGTACCATCAGCGTTACATAGGCTAATCGCTCTCCAAAACGGACTTTGTTTAGTTTTATCGTTTGGAATTCATAACTCAACCCGAAAGAGGAACGAAGGATAAAAGGTCTTAAGTAGGCAATAGTAACACAGGCTGCTGCATGAATTCCTCCTGAATCCCCAGCCATGTCAATAAACAATCCTAGTAAAAAACATACGACCAGAAACAAACTTCTGTTGATGGTTATCGGCGCTAGTAAAATAAAAATAATATACAGATACGGATTGAGATATCCCAGAAAGTTAATGTGATTCAGAATAAGTATCTGAATGAGGACAAGAAATAAAAACCGAAATGTATGTGTTGCAATATCGTTATTCATTCGCAGGGTTTTCAATGGTTTTTATTTCGGTTCTATCATTGCTTCTAATCGCGTATACAAAACCAATATTGGTCATGTCATTAAATAATCGAACATCGATAAGATAGTAACTTTTATTTTGGTCTAGTGTGAAGTTTTCGATAGTGCCAATACCAATTCCTTTAGGGAAGATTGTAGATCTACCATGAGTGATGATAGTGTCTCCTTTATTTAAAATAGCTTGCCTTGGAACGGTTTCTAGTTGGACTAAATTCGGGTTTTTTCCATTCCATGTAAGAGAGCCGTAATGAAATGAGCTTTTTAATCCGGCATTAATCCGGGAATTGCTGTTGAGAATCGAAATTACACGACTATACCGATGAGATGTGTTTTCTATAATTCCAACAATTCCCTTGTCGGTAATAACTCCCATATCAGGAGTAAGGCTATCTCTTTCTCCTTTGTTTATCAGGATGTAATTGTCGCTTTTGCTATAATCGTTTTTGTGCACTTTGGCTTTGATGTATCGAAAGGGGATATCAAAAGAACTGGTGTCTACAAAAGATTCCGTTGTCTGATTATTATCCAGAAGTGCCACTTTATTTCTTAAGTATTCATTTTCCTCCAGTAGACGCTCATTTTCTTCTTTGAGATGAAAATATTGAGAAATGGAATGCCTCCAGTTGTATATCCCTCCTGTAAAAAAATTGGTAGAGCTAATAAATTTACTTTTGTGATAAGAATGGGATTGAATAGTTAAGATTAAGGAGAATACTAATAAAAGCAGAAATAACAGAGAATTCTTATTTCTTATTAAAAAATTGATAATCTGCTGCATTGTTTAAAAATAAGTTTCCAATACTTTTGTCTATAGTTTCTCAAAAGATATATCCTACCTTTTAGAAACTGTATAAGGTAGGATAACGTAAAATTCGAATTTTAGGTATATAGAAATTATTATTTTCTTATATACGGCATTACTTTATAAGTACGTTTTTATATCTGTTAATATTTTTTAGAGTAATCCCTGTTCCTCTAACTACGGCTCTAAGAGGGTCTTCTGCAATATATACAGGAAGATCTGTTTTTTGAGATAATCGTTTGTCTAACCCTCTAAGCATGGAACCTCCTCCTGCGAGATAAATTCCGGTATTGTATATATCGGCAGCTAATTCGGGTGGAGTCTGAGAGAGTGTTTCCATCACAGCATCTTCAATTCTTAAGATGGATTTGTCTAATGCTTTGGCGATTTCTCGATACGAAATTTGAACTTGTTTTGGTTTTCCTGTTAGTAAGTCTCTACCTTGAACATTCATTTCTTCTGGTGGAAGTTCCAAATCTTCGGTGGCAGCACCTACTTTTATTTTTATTTTTTCGGCAGTGCGTTCCCCAACATACAGGTTGTGCTGGGTTCTCATATAATAAATGATATCATTGGTGAATACGTCTCCTGCAATTTTTACAGATTTATCACATACGATTCCTCCAAGCGCTATTACGGCAATCTCAGTGGTACCTCCACCTATATCTACAATCATGTTTCCTTTTGGCTGCATGATATCAACACCGATACCGATGGCGGCAGCCATCGGTTCGTGTATTAGGTATACTTCTTTTCCATTTACTCTTTCTGCACTTTCTTTTACAGCTCTCATTTCTACTTCTGTAATACCAGAAGGAATACAGATTACCATTCGTAGTGCAGGGGTGAATATTTTCTTTTTTAATGCAGGGATATCTTTGATAAACATACTTATCATTTTTTCACTGGCATCGAAATCAGCAATTACCCCGTCTTTTAGAGGACGAATTGTCTTTATGTTCTCATGGGTTTTTCCTTGCATCATAGCAGCTTCTTTTCCTACTGCGATGATTTTCCCCGACATAATATCTCTAGCTACAATAGAGGGGCTGTCTACTACAACTTTATCGTTATGAATTACCAAGGTGTTTGCGGTACCTAAATCTATTGCAATTTCTTCAGTGAAAAAATCAAAAAATCCCATATAAAAATTTAAAAAAGGGTTATCATTAAGTAAATGTACTAAAATTAATGTTTAAAATGTCTTGTTCCGGTCATTACCATTGCAATTCCATTTTCATCGCAGTAATCAATGCTTAATTGATCTTTGATAGATCCTCCTGGTTGGATAACCGCTTTTATACCTGCTTTATCTGCAATTTCTACACAATCAGGGAATGGGAAGAAAGCATCGCTGGCCATAACTGCTCCCGAAAGATCAAAATTAAATGAAGTTGCTTTTTCTATAGATTGTTTAAGAGCATCAACTCTGGATGTTTGTCCTGTACCACTAGCCAGAAGTTGTCTCCCTTTAGTAAAAACAATTGTATTGGATTTTGTATGCTTACATATTTTTGAAGCAAATAGTAAATCGTCTATCTGTGCATCAGATGGAGCAACTTTTGTTACTGTTTTTAAATCAGCTTCAGTATCCGTTTTTAAATCTTTATCCTGAACTAACAGCCCATTAAGACAGGTGCGAACCTGATTCTTTGGCAAGTTTACTTCTTTTTGAACTAATAAGATTCTATTTTTCTTCCCTTTTAATACCTCGAGGGCTTCTTTGCTAAAAGAGGGGGCAATCACTACTTCACAGAATAGTTTATGGATTTCATTAGCGGTAGCAAGATCAATTTCGGAATTGGAAATCAAGATTCCTCCAAAAGCAGAAACAGGATCTCCTGCCAATGCGTCAATATAGGATTGTAGTACCGTCTCTCTTTGTGCAACACCACAGGCATTGTTGTGTTTTAAGATCGCGAAGGTGGGAGCTTCTCCAGCGAATTCCCCCATTAAATTTACGGCAGCATCTACATCCAGTAAATTGTTGTAGGACAATTCTTTTCCGTGCAATTTATCAAACATGGCTTCAAAATCTCCAAAGAAGACTCCTTTTTGATGTGGATTCTCTCCGTATCTAAGAGATTGAGAAGATTGTTCGCTGGCTTTAAAAACAGTAATTTCCTGATCAGAATTAAAGTAATTAAAGATAGCAGTGTCGTAGTGAGAAGAAACATTGAATGCTTTGGCTGCGAATCGTTTTCTGTCGGCTAAAGAGATGGTCCCTTTTCCTTCTGTTATGATTTGTAAAAATTCGCTGTAGTCTGCTACTGATGAAACACAAGTAACATCAGCAAAGTTTTTTGCAGCCGCCCTAATTAGGGAGATTCCTCCAATATCAATTTTTTCAATAATATCTTGTTCCGAAGCTCCAGAGGCTACAGTTTTTTCAAACGGATATAAATCTACAATAACAATATCTATTTGTGGGATTTCATATTGCGCTAATTCTGCAACATCACTATCGTTGTTCTGACGGTTTAAGATTCCTCCAAAAACTTTAGGATGTAATGTTTTTACT contains:
- the mrdA gene encoding penicillin-binding protein 2, with product MRKLLLYLIVITTGVIFISRLFYLQIYNTSFASLSEDNAIKVIYDYPQRGTIYDRNGRLLVTNQPSYDVMVIPRELKPFDTLEFCSILNITKERLKKQLKKARTYSPRVPSIVIPQLTKDEYAFLQEKMRKFEGFFIQKRSLRDYHTRNAANVLGYISEVNNALIRKDPYYHSGDLIGTGGVEKQYEKELRGVKGVKYIQKDRFNRDIGPYKEGRFDTLPVNGKDLTITLDIKLQEYGEKLMKNKRGGIVAIEPSNGEILALITAPNYEPELLVGRKRSRNFTKLYYDTIAKPLFDRGLQGEYPPGSPFKAINALIALQENVVDINEGFSCHMGYYYGKKKRRFGCHSHRSPLSLIPGLSHSCNAYFANVYLRIINKYSTPQEGIDNWSRHVKSFGLGNYLGNDLSAGKPGKVPDASVYNRKYSYPKYKWYATGTLSNSIGQGEILATPIQLANMTAAIANRGYFYTPHILKKINDIPIQIEQYTKPKKTTIDKIHFEPVIEGMHQVYVNGTAKALQIEGIDICGKTGTAENFTKIDGKRVQLTDHSVFVAFAPKDDPKIALAVFIENGYWGARYAGKIASLMIEKHLKGDISRKDLEQWILTHSLEEEYKKPYSGEPFKINQ
- a CDS encoding rod shape-determining protein MreD codes for the protein MNNDIATHTFRFLFLVLIQILILNHINFLGYLNPYLYIIFILLAPITINRSLFLVVCFLLGLFIDMAGDSGGIHAAACVTIAYLRPFILRSSFGLSYEFQTIKLNKVRFGERLAYVTLMVLIHHLILFFLETFNFSHIVTVLKKTLFSSLFTILTTMLALVLFRKNNS
- the mreC gene encoding rod shape-determining protein MreC, encoding MQQIINFLIRNKNSLLFLLLLVFSLILTIQSHSYHKSKFISSTNFFTGGIYNWRHSISQYFHLKEENERLLEENEYLRNKVALLDNNQTTESFVDTSSFDIPFRYIKAKVHKNDYSKSDNYILINKGERDSLTPDMGVITDKGIVGIIENTSHRYSRVISILNSNSRINAGLKSSFHYGSLTWNGKNPNLVQLETVPRQAILNKGDTIITHGRSTIFPKGIGIGTIENFTLDQNKSYYLIDVRLFNDMTNIGFVYAIRSNDRTEIKTIENPANE
- a CDS encoding rod shape-determining protein; this translates as MGFFDFFTEEIAIDLGTANTLVIHNDKVVVDSPSIVARDIMSGKIIAVGKEAAMMQGKTHENIKTIRPLKDGVIADFDASEKMISMFIKDIPALKKKIFTPALRMVICIPSGITEVEMRAVKESAERVNGKEVYLIHEPMAAAIGIGVDIMQPKGNMIVDIGGGTTEIAVIALGGIVCDKSVKIAGDVFTNDIIYYMRTQHNLYVGERTAEKIKIKVGAATEDLELPPEEMNVQGRDLLTGKPKQVQISYREIAKALDKSILRIEDAVMETLSQTPPELAADIYNTGIYLAGGGSMLRGLDKRLSQKTDLPVYIAEDPLRAVVRGTGITLKNINRYKNVLIK
- the purH gene encoding bifunctional phosphoribosylaminoimidazolecarboxamide formyltransferase/IMP cyclohydrolase; amino-acid sequence: MSNTKTAKSALISVFSKDGLEPIVKKLDELGITIYSTGGTEKFIKDLNIDVIPVENVTDYPSILGGRVKTLHPKVFGGILNRQNNDSDVAELAQYEIPQIDIVIVDLYPFEKTVASGASEQDIIEKIDIGGISLIRAAAKNFADVTCVSSVADYSEFLQIITEGKGTISLADRKRFAAKAFNVSSHYDTAIFNYFNSDQEITVFKASEQSSQSLRYGENPHQKGVFFGDFEAMFDKLHGKELSYNNLLDVDAAVNLMGEFAGEAPTFAILKHNNACGVAQRETVLQSYIDALAGDPVSAFGGILISNSEIDLATANEIHKLFCEVVIAPSFSKEALEVLKGKKNRILLVQKEVNLPKNQVRTCLNGLLVQDKDLKTDTEADLKTVTKVAPSDAQIDDLLFASKICKHTKSNTIVFTKGRQLLASGTGQTSRVDALKQSIEKATSFNFDLSGAVMASDAFFPFPDCVEIADKAGIKAVIQPGGSIKDQLSIDYCDENGIAMVMTGTRHFKH